From the Alkalibacter rhizosphaerae genome, one window contains:
- a CDS encoding hydrophobe/amphiphile efflux-3 (HAE3) family transporter, with product MHNIFASLGKLIEKRPIKVLLISLLVFGILITGVRNIGLSTGNETLVQSDNPVYIDNKEMEESFGSDSILILFEGDDLETLFSSENIQKMWNMEKELSYNENIYSFVSPASMIHQITAFQGDQIREAVFEIGDGLQEVGEKLTEVGNELNSKELMDPEEMAEKLNSLSSVTVAFDKLIDGQKQLSGGSLQLQDGLLQAAGGLGEASKQLEMLGTSVAQNPELQMKLQTISQNIAQSAKGIETMGTKTGSLSEGAQQTAGALENIQTNLVQETSSMKDQLSKGVDPDEIKEMADGFIEIGANLEEISEALHTFYVKSQMMVADIPVLQSEIDEMLYDEGVLRSVFSQVVVDDQHVLMVAKLEGNVPDSEKDKIVATLTEMMSKESFETVNYTISGKPVLDASLRSEMQRNMQMMVMAAVAIMLVILTLIFKVKWRILSLGIIMISVIATLGLMGWINVPITMVSMAVFPILIGLGIDYSIQFHNRYEEDKSVKTTITHIGKAVAVAVLATFLGFISLYASPVPMIQDFGKMLTIGVVVSFIGSIFILMSILKLRDDFADVTEMKPKKDVHAKTPLLDRLFAFSTRVVIKFSVIIFVLAIVVASIGFSFDSKIGVESNIENFMPQDMEALEDIRYIRDTVGSTEQVILYLKDDDILAEDSLAWMAGTGEKLQNEYPDVVVDVNSILTPVGNMTLEEDDDSRSLEEKILDLPKEQRKMFVNEDRNEAIMIVEIAYLPTEKLQTFIADLKNDISDAPVDVSITGKSVLDVEMVKGLTSGRVEMTLIGLGLVFVALLIIYRNLFKALIPLLPVVMIIGMSSGAMTILGLNYTPITATLGALILGMGTEMTVMVMERYLEERRKGEDKMEAMITSIRMIGKAVLASGLTTIGGFSVLMFSEFVILKDFGMMTVINISLALVSTFLVLPSILYLFDRFLLSKKEKKAILQEITLSE from the coding sequence ATGCATAACATTTTTGCAAGTCTCGGCAAATTGATCGAAAAAAGACCCATCAAGGTCCTGCTCATTTCCCTCTTGGTTTTTGGGATCCTGATCACCGGTGTGCGAAACATCGGGCTTTCTACGGGAAATGAAACATTGGTTCAAAGCGACAACCCTGTTTATATCGACAACAAGGAAATGGAGGAATCATTCGGTTCCGACTCCATCCTGATCCTTTTCGAAGGTGACGATCTGGAAACCCTGTTTTCTTCCGAAAATATTCAAAAAATGTGGAACATGGAAAAAGAATTGAGTTACAACGAAAACATATATTCCTTCGTTTCACCAGCCAGCATGATCCATCAAATAACCGCGTTTCAGGGTGATCAGATCCGGGAAGCCGTTTTTGAGATCGGAGACGGTTTGCAGGAAGTTGGCGAAAAACTAACGGAAGTCGGCAACGAATTGAACAGCAAGGAATTGATGGATCCCGAGGAAATGGCGGAAAAATTGAATTCTCTATCTTCTGTGACTGTTGCATTCGACAAACTGATCGATGGCCAGAAACAATTGTCCGGTGGATCCTTGCAGCTCCAAGATGGTTTGCTGCAGGCGGCAGGTGGCTTGGGAGAAGCATCCAAACAACTGGAAATGCTTGGAACTTCCGTAGCACAAAATCCGGAACTGCAAATGAAGCTCCAAACAATATCTCAGAACATCGCCCAAAGTGCCAAAGGCATCGAAACCATGGGGACAAAAACTGGCAGCTTGAGTGAGGGCGCCCAACAAACTGCAGGTGCTCTTGAAAACATCCAAACAAATCTTGTTCAGGAAACCAGCTCCATGAAGGACCAACTGTCCAAAGGGGTCGATCCGGACGAAATCAAGGAAATGGCAGATGGATTCATCGAGATCGGTGCAAATCTGGAGGAGATCTCGGAGGCGCTGCATACTTTTTATGTAAAAAGTCAGATGATGGTTGCCGATATTCCCGTCTTGCAAAGTGAAATCGATGAAATGTTGTACGATGAAGGGGTATTGCGCTCCGTATTCTCTCAAGTCGTCGTGGATGATCAGCATGTACTCATGGTGGCGAAACTGGAAGGAAACGTTCCTGACAGTGAAAAAGACAAAATCGTTGCTACCTTGACAGAAATGATGTCGAAAGAATCTTTTGAAACCGTGAACTATACCATATCCGGCAAGCCGGTGTTGGATGCTTCCCTACGGTCGGAGATGCAACGCAACATGCAAATGATGGTCATGGCTGCTGTAGCGATCATGCTGGTGATCCTGACCTTGATCTTTAAGGTCAAGTGGCGGATCCTGAGTCTTGGGATCATCATGATCTCCGTTATTGCCACTCTGGGGCTGATGGGCTGGATCAATGTTCCCATCACCATGGTTTCCATGGCCGTATTCCCCATCCTTATCGGGTTGGGCATCGATTATTCCATCCAGTTCCATAATCGGTACGAAGAAGACAAATCCGTCAAAACGACCATCACCCACATTGGAAAAGCCGTTGCCGTAGCAGTCCTTGCTACCTTCCTGGGATTTATTTCCCTGTATGCATCTCCAGTTCCCATGATCCAGGATTTTGGCAAGATGCTGACCATCGGTGTGGTAGTCAGTTTCATAGGAAGTATTTTCATTCTCATGAGTATCTTGAAATTGAGGGATGACTTTGCAGATGTCACGGAAATGAAGCCCAAAAAAGATGTACATGCAAAAACCCCATTATTGGACCGCTTGTTTGCTTTTTCTACACGAGTTGTCATCAAGTTTTCCGTGATCATCTTTGTCCTAGCCATTGTAGTTGCTTCCATCGGATTTTCTTTTGACAGCAAAATCGGCGTGGAAAGCAATATAGAAAATTTCATGCCCCAGGACATGGAAGCACTGGAGGACATTCGCTACATCCGGGATACCGTCGGATCCACGGAACAAGTCATTCTTTACCTGAAAGATGATGACATTCTTGCAGAAGACTCCCTGGCATGGATGGCGGGAACTGGTGAAAAACTGCAAAACGAGTATCCGGATGTGGTGGTCGATGTCAATTCCATCCTGACCCCCGTTGGAAATATGACCTTGGAGGAGGATGACGACTCTCGCTCCCTGGAGGAAAAGATACTGGACCTTCCGAAAGAGCAACGCAAAATGTTTGTCAACGAAGACCGGAACGAAGCGATCATGATCGTGGAGATCGCCTATCTGCCTACAGAAAAACTTCAAACCTTCATCGCTGATTTAAAAAATGACATCTCCGATGCGCCAGTGGACGTGAGCATCACCGGTAAAAGCGTCTTGGATGTGGAAATGGTAAAAGGACTGACTTCCGGTCGGGTGGAGATGACGCTGATCGGCTTGGGTCTGGTATTTGTCGCATTACTGATCATTTACAGAAACCTCTTTAAAGCTCTCATCCCGCTCTTGCCCGTGGTGATGATCATTGGGATGAGTTCCGGAGCCATGACCATACTGGGTTTGAATTACACCCCCATCACCGCGACCTTGGGTGCTTTGATCCTTGGAATGGGTACGGAAATGACGGTCATGGTCATGGAGCGATATTTGGAGGAAAGAAGAAAAGGAGAAGACAAAATGGAAGCCATGATCACTTCCATTCGAATGATCGGAAAAGCAGTATTGGCATCCGGTCTGACCACCATAGGCGGCTTCTCCGTGTTGATGTTCTCCGAGTTTGTTATATTGAAAGATTTCGGAATGATGACCGTCATCAACATTTCACTTGCTTTGGTGAGTACCTTTTTGGTACTGCCATCCATCCTTTACCTATTTGACCGATTCCTCTTGAGCAAAAAAGAAAAGAAAGCGATCCTTCAAGAGATCACGCTGTCTGAATAA
- a CDS encoding TetR/AcrR family transcriptional regulator, whose product MKKSERQEQILKSALQLFTQLGYKGTTTAAIAKQAKISEVTLFRHFSSKQEIFMKCIEPVFMDTMEVAMDADKTSDPKATMKRLLTERIKTISQNHSLVKLVLSEAAFISDFKEESLMQIMTQKFMVIFKKIGIPADQREFVLRLVMGSILSFLYLPVIDQKIAEAYMKDLTEMIFDYISKEERHA is encoded by the coding sequence ATGAAAAAATCAGAAAGACAAGAACAGATTTTAAAAAGCGCTTTGCAATTGTTTACCCAACTGGGCTACAAGGGTACCACCACTGCAGCCATTGCAAAACAGGCAAAAATATCGGAAGTCACCTTGTTCCGGCACTTTTCGTCCAAGCAGGAGATTTTTATGAAATGCATCGAACCGGTTTTCATGGATACCATGGAGGTTGCAATGGATGCTGACAAAACATCGGACCCTAAGGCAACCATGAAACGTCTACTGACAGAACGGATCAAAACCATCTCCCAGAACCATTCCCTGGTAAAACTGGTTTTGTCGGAAGCGGCATTCATTTCGGATTTCAAAGAAGAAAGTCTCATGCAGATCATGACCCAAAAGTTCATGGTTATTTTTAAAAAAATAGGAATTCCTGCCGACCAGCGCGAATTCGTGTTGCGGCTTGTGATGGGTTCCATATTGTCTTTCTTGTATCTTCCGGTGATCGATCAAAAAATTGCGGAAGCGTACATGAAAGATCTAACAGAAATGATTTTTGACTACATATCTAAGGAGGAGCGACATGCATAA